A region of the Dromaius novaehollandiae isolate bDroNov1 chromosome 33, bDroNov1.hap1, whole genome shotgun sequence genome:
TGCAGGTGACGAAGAAGATGCTGCCGTAGAGGTTCCAGTTGAAGAGGAAGCGCTCCATCTTGCAGAGGACCACCCCGTAGCGCCAGTGCTTGGGCGGGTAGTAGTATGCCGCCAGAAGGGGCAGCGAGAGCGAGTAGAGCATGCCGCTGACGGCCAGGTGGAAGGAGTAGATGATGCCCGAGTGCCAGAAGCGCTCGTGCACCACGAAGCGGTAGACGGCGACGGTGTTGCCGAAGAGCGCCGTCGGGAACTGCAGCGCCAGCACGGGCCACAGATCCTCCTGGAACCTGCTGAAGTTGCTGCAGTGGCTGCCCGAGGTGTTCATCTGGGGGCCGTGCAGTGCCGCCTCGCCGGCTGCGGGAGGGAGCGGGTGGGTCAGGCCCTGCCGACCCCAGTGGGGGCTGCGTGGTGGCAGCGTTAACGCGCACAAAGAAAGAGCAGCATGAGAAGAAGTGCGAGAAGGTGGCGGGTGCGCAGGCGAGGTTTGGCTGTATGCAGCACAGCTGCCAAACCGACCTGAGCCGAAGCGGAGGCCGAGCGCAGCTGGGGGGAGCGTGGTGCGAGGTTGAGGCGAGCAGTGAAGCAGGGCTGCCAATGCGGGTTGTCGAGCACCTGCCTCGCGCCCAGACTGAGGCCCTGCAGCCCTGCGGGCCCTGCTCccacggtggggggggggggatcagagaggagctgccccagcagcagcccccagggCCAGCAGTGCTGCCTGGCCGCTCCTGGCGGTGGGGCAGAGCCCAGTGCTCCAGCAGTCCCCAGCcccactgtgctgcagcctggcctcCACCCCCCACCCGTTCCTGCGCCGCCGCTCACCCCGTCCTGCCTGCACTGCGGGGTCCGTTCCTGTGCCGTTGCTCCCGCGCTGAGCCCCGGTGCTCGCTTGTCTCCTCCCCTTGGCAGCTTCAGTCCCTCCCTTCTCAGCAGGGTAAGGCGCAAGGTCACATCCTGCCCCACGCTGGGGGCAGCacagggtgggagcagggtcCTGCGCTACAGGTCTCAGCCTCTCAACGAAGCcctgcggccgccggggccctTCTCGCCTGGCCTCCCCAGGGGCGGCAGGCTTGGGTgtcccggcggggccgggcactTCCTCTTCTGCAGGGCAGCGCCGCAGGGAGCCCTGCAGCTGCCCCCGGCGTGCCCAGGGGGAAGGAggtgcccgccccccccccccccccttcctgccagggcagggctgggcgctCGGCCTGGGGGAGGGAGCCAGAGATACGCTCCGGGCAATTAAATCAGGGCCCTGTGGCAGGGAGAGCAGTGCTTCAGTCACGAAACGCTCGGAGCACAGTGAAacgggcagctctgcagcagcaggaagcCCAGGGTGGCGAGGGGACCTGCTGCAGCCCAGACAGCAACGCGGCATTTCCGCTCCCCCtgcccagagcccagcagagccacACGCAGTCGTTTGGAGCACTGTATTGCGCAAGAGGAGGAACAGAGCCGTCGGGAGGCAGCTACCCATTCCCTCTTAGTCCGTGCACGCAGCAGCAGGCTGGCACCTCAGCGCTTCCCCTTACTGGCATGCCCAGCCTTCCCCTTTGCCAGCAGCTTCCCTCGCCCCTTCAGCCTAGAGGGGGCGAGTTTGGGGCCTTTACGTTCACCCTCACGGCCTGGACGCCCCAGTCCTCGTCTTGGCTTTCGCCCGGATGCTCCTTGCGGCTGCCCCGTCCTGCTGCGGGGCCGCGAGTCCGTCTGCCGGGGACCTCCCGCGCGCGGCTGCGGCTTCCCACGCTTGGCCCGGTGGGTGGGCGCTGTGGGGCGAGGGCCGGCGGCGGCACTGGGCTTCTCCGGCTGGCCGGGACGCTGTCGCTTCCTCGGTGGGGCAGGGCCCGAGGGTGCTCGCTTCCTCTTGGTGCGCTTGGGGAACAGatcttgggaggagaagggagaggctCAGAGGTGCAGTCGGGAGGGAGCAGCAGTGGAGCTGCCCCGTGCACCGGGGGGAGGTGTCAGTGCGTTTACTTTGAACCGAGATCACGGAGAACTCAGGGTTTTTGCATCATCAGCGGATCCCCGGAGCGAGGAGGGGACGCGGGAGGCTCAACCCCTTCCCCTGCGGAACTCACCTTCGTCCGGCTCCTCGCCGACCTCCTGCCGGTAATACTCCGCGTCGCTCTCGTCTGACTGCTCAGCCGGATCCTGCTGCTCCGGCGCCCCGGGGTCCTCGGCATCGCTGTCGCCATCCTGCCTCCGTCTCCTCCGGATCCCCGCCAGGCTCTTCTTCCTGCAACGCCTGCCGTCAGCCTTGGCCCGgtgcgccgcgccccgccgccctgccccgccgtcACCTGTGGGCCTCGCGCTGCTGCCGCTTGCGCTCCACGTCCGCCTCCTGCTTCTGGCGCCGCTCCGCCTTCAGCTGCAGCTTCGCCTCCTTCCGAGCCAGGATCTCCTGGACCTCTGCCTCCGTCTTGTGAACTGCGGAGGGAACGGCACTGAGACGGAGCCGCAGCCGCTGCGCCGGCAGGCTGCCAGCGCAGTGTGAGAGCCctgggctgcggcgggggctggcGGTGCTTACTGAAGCTGTGGTAGAGCACATTGCCCTGAGCCAGGCCCTCCTCCACCTTGACAAGCTGCAGGGTCATGCGGGGCCCGATCTGCGGGAAGGAGGCGTGGGGAGTCCCATCAGGTCCAGCCTGGAGCCCTCGCGGCTCCCAGCGCAGCTGCGGCGTCCCCCCGGGTCAGAACATTTACTTGGACGATCACGGGTAAGTCAAGGTCTCCGTGTCGTCACCCCCGGGGGGACGAGCGCTGCCCCCGCCAGCCCCTCGTCTCCCCAGACCTCAGTGAGGCGCACGGCGCTCTGCTGCGCCTTCATGTTCCCGCGGCCCGCGTACGCCTGCGGCAGCTCCAGGATGTTGTGGGTCCCGTCTTGCTCGGCCTCGCTCTCGGACAGGTTTATGTCTCTGCCGGGAGAACAAAGCATGGTGCGACGGCCAggccgcccctcccgcccccgctGGGGAGCCGGCGCCCGTGCTCACTTGACCAGCAGCTCGCTGATGTCTTCCAGGCGGCTCATGTTGGGaaacttctcctgcagcagcttctTGAGGCCTTTGCTCACGCCGACAGGCACGACCTTCACGCTGCTGCGAGGGCGAGGAGGAAGCGGTCAGGGTCACGGCGCCACGCGGATCCCGCGCGCCGCAGGCTGCGAGGGCAGGATGCCAACGGGTCAGAGGCTACCCAGAGCGGCTCGGGAACAAACCACTGTGATGCAACCCAAAAAAAGGTGCCGGTGCCGTCCCCAGAGCCTGGGGGCGACCGTGGGGTGctgcaggggcgctgggcaccgcAGAGGGGAAACCACCTGCGTGCTGCCTGCTGCCAAGAGGCCAAGAGTCGCTGAGGAAGGAAGCGGTAGCAAAGAGCAGCCGGATGCCTCAGAGCGTTTACTTCTGCGATATCACGGGGACATCAGCAGCCGTATCCTCATCATGGGAACCCACAGGGAGCAATTCTGGCCCTGGGGCTCGGACGCGCGGGGTGCTGGGGGCTAGCGCAGCACTCACTAGTGCCGGAAGTCCAGGAGCTGCGTCTCCGCATCATAGCTGATGAGCAAACACCTCTTGATGTTGTTGAGGTTGAcctgcggaggggaggggagaggaggaggagaggcggCAGCTCAGAACCGCGCCGCCGCCACGCCGCTGCCGGGGGGATGTCGCGCTGCCTCTTTACCTTGTGGACGTTGATGGAGGGGAACATGTTCTGGAACATGCTCGCCATGAGCTTGATGTGGATCTGCTGGAGGCCGAAGTTGCTGAGCACCAGGAGCGGGTGGTGGGTGAATTGCTGCTCGTGCATGCGGTGCCGCTTCAGCGAGGAGACCACGTCCTTGATGAGCGCGTACTGGGGAGCAGGGGCGGCCGTGAGCGGTCGCTGCCCAcgggggcagggaaaggggagggggCTCCGTCCCAGCCAGCGGGAAGGTGAACGGCCCCGGCTCCTCTGGGCACCCACCTGCGTGACCTTGAAAGTCAGCGTCGGGCCGCCGGGGAGGCGAAAGAGCTTCTGCAGGGGGAAAGGAGCAGGCGCTCAGTGCCGGGGAAAGCcgctgccagccctccccgctgccctGACGCTGCCGCAGATGCATCAGTGCGTTTACTTTGAACTAAATCACCGCAGAAACTCAGCGGAGTTTTGTCATCATCTGCATCTGCTCCGGGAGAGGGGAGGGATCCCCAAAAGGGCTCCGGCGCCTCCCGCTCAGCCGGCCCCAGGACGGGAGAGGCGTTAGCAGGGCCCACCGCAGCGTCAGCAGTGCCTGCGCAGGCACACGTGCAGCGGCACCTGCTACTCACAAAGTTGATGCTTGAGGACGATTTGCTGAAGACCAGGAAATGCGTCACCCCCAGGGGCCCGGCCACCGCCACAAAGTCCTTCAGCGAGTTCTTCTTCCGGACCTGCGTCACACGACGAGATCGAGACCGTCGTCCTCCACCCACCGGCCGGGGCCCGCAGCGCGGGGTGGCTGCCCCTGAGGCCCCTCGGCCCTTGGCCACGCCAGGAGCccggggagaggcgggggagCCAGGCCCGGTGGGGCGCGAGGCAGGCTGAGCTCACCTTGAGCGCCCGCGCAGTGTAGGGCTCCATCACCTTCCGCACGTCCAGGACGAGCTGCCGCACGTTCTTGCCCACGCGCCCGCGGTGGAAGACAAAGGAGTGGGGGACGGTGCTGAACTCCTGCTGCGCGTTGTGCAGGGCAGCCGCCCGCTCCTTCTTCTGGTTCTTGGTCTGCGGCCGCAGTGGGGGTCAGGGCGGGGGGGCTGCAGGACCCTGCCGCGTCCCCACGCGCTGCTGCGCCAGGGCAGCGTCCCTCtccggggcagccccccccccatcctctcctgccccccccaggggaccctgGGACAGCCCGGCCCCCCCAGTGCTCTCCTGCCCCCCGGGGGGAGCCCAGACCCCCAGACATCCCCCCCCATCAGCTCCTGTCCCTCGGGGGGAGCCCAGACCCCCAGACAGGTCCCCCTGATCATCTCCTGCCCCCCGGGGGGAGCCCAGACCCCCAGACAGCCCCCCCGATCCGCTCCTACCCCCCGAGGGGGAccctcccgctgcctcccgccaCAGCCGcacccctcccagcccctcccGCTCCCCCGGGGTGACCGGGCCGCGGTCTCGCTCCAGGGCCGGTCCGATACCCTgctccccccgccgctgcccggcccggccaggccccccggcccccgctgcccgcaGGGAgggcgcggccgccccccggATCCCGCCTGAACtgtccctgccccgggcagggcTCGGATCTCCGGGACCGCCGGGGACAGCCGCGTCTCCCGGTCACTCCGATCCCTCCCGGGTCCCCGCGATCCCCCCGGGCCCCCGGCCGCACCTTGCTCGCCCGCCCCATGCCTGCGCCGAGCGCTTCCCCCCGCCACCATGCAGGACGGCGGCACttccgccggcgccgccgcccgcgcgctcCGGGCACTTCCGGCCGAGCACTTCCGGCCGGTCCGTCGCCCGGCGCGCTCGGGGCCACCCCGCCGCGTTCCGCCCCGCCCGTTGCCATGGCGAcgtggccccgccgccgccccccccacaccccccggCCAGGAGACGTCGCCGAGCTGCGGCCAAGCGCGTCTTTATTGCTGCCACCGCCGAGTCGGCACTGGGGAGCGAGTCACGcagcccccccggagcccccccgggtGCCTAAAGCCCCTCCAGGTTCCCTAAATCCTCCCAGTTCCCCAAATCTCCCCGGTTCCTTAAAGCCATCCCAGGTTCCCTAAATCCTCCCAGGTTCCTTAAATCTCCACCTGGTTCCCCAAAGCCTCCCCTTGATTCCCtaagcccccccctccccggttcCCTACGTCCCCTCCAGGTTCCCTGAAGCCTCCCCGGTTCCCCAAAGCCCCACCCAGTGCCCCGAAGCATCCAGattccccagagcccccccaatTCTCCAAAGTCCCACCACTTCCCTAAAGCTCCCTCATTCCCAAAATCCCCTGCAGATTCCCTAAGGCCCCCCCAGTTCCCCAAATCTCCCCAGTTTCCCAAAGCCCCTCCCGGTTCCCCAAATCTCCCCGGTTTCCCAAAGCCTCCCTGGTTCCctaaagccccccccccccaaggttcCTTAAAGCCATTCCAGGTTCCCTTAGGCCCCTCCCAGTTCCCTaaccccccccagggctccccaACCTCCCCCCACCGGTTCCCCAAAGCCCCCCGGTTCCCCAAAGCCCCCCAGTTCCATAAAGCCCCTTGGttccccaaagccccccaggcCTCTCCAAGTCCCCCCCCGTTCCCCAAacctccccagggcccccccaaacaccccctgCGGCTCCCTAAAATCCCCCCCAACCCctctggggccgggggggccctgccccacggtgcccccatCCCACCGGGGCGAGCTCCCTGCCGCGGGGGCCCCCAGGGCTCGGGGGGTCGGGgtgcggcggcggggccgtggcGGTGGCCGTgggggtggcggtggcggtggcggtggcggcgcgggggccgcggtcACGCCGGGGTGACCCTGCGGCGGCAGCAGGCGCAGGTGAGGCAGCGCAGCGCGCCCAGGCTGAGCCGGAGCAGGGTGCCGTGGCGGAAGAGCAGCCGGTAGTAGGTCCGCACGGAGAGGTCCCCCGAGGGGTCGGCGTACTTGAGGGCCACCAGCGGCGTGTAGAGGCGGTTGGTCTGCGTGCGGAAagcggggcgccgggcccccaCGACGCGCGCCACGGCCTGCGGGCACCGCGGGGgtcggcgccggccccggcgcccgcccggcctcctccccggccccctccccggccccggccgcaccTCGGCCACCGCCTCGGGGCTCTGCCCCAGCGTGGCGAAGATCTCGTGCGAGGCCGGCAGGTAGACGTCCTTGAAGTACTGCACGGTGGCCGCGTCGGCGCCGGGGCACTCGCGGCACGACACCTCCTC
Encoded here:
- the P2RY11 gene encoding P2Y purinoceptor 11 encodes the protein MGRASKTKNQKKERAAALHNAQQEFSTVPHSFVFHRGRVGKNVRQLVLDVRKVMEPYTARALKVRKKNSLKDFVAVAGPLGVTHFLVFSKSSSSINFKLFRLPGGPTLTFKVTQYALIKDVVSSLKRHRMHEQQFTHHPLLVLSNFGLQQIHIKLMASMFQNMFPSINVHKVNLNNIKRCLLISYDAETQLLDFRHYSVKVVPVGVSKGLKKLLQEKFPNMSRLEDISELLVKDINLSESEAEQDGTHNILELPQAYAGRGNMKAQQSAVRLTEIGPRMTLQLVKVEEGLAQGNVLYHSFIHKTEAEVQEILARKEAKLQLKAERRQKQEADVERKRQQREAHRKKSLAGIRRRRRQDGDSDAEDPGAPEQQDPAEQSDESDAEYYRQEVGEEPDEDLFPKRTKRKRAPSGPAPPRKRQRPGQPEKPSAAAGPRPTAPTHRAKRGKPQPRAGGPRQTDSRPRSRTGQPQGASGRKPRRGLGRPGREGERKGPKLAPSRLKGRGKLLAKGKAGHASKGKRPPPHRGSRARRAAGPQSGREAGARQPALAALLHCSPQPRTTLPPAALGLRFGSGRFGSCAAYSQTSPAHPPPSRTSSHAALSLCALTLPPRSPHWGRQGLTHPLPPAAGEAALHGPQMNTSGSHCSNFSRFQEDLWPVLALQFPTALFGNTVAVYRFVVHERFWHSGIIYSFHLAVSGMLYSLSLPLLAAYYYPPKHWRYGVVLCKMERFLFNWNLYGSIFFVTCISLNRYLGIVYPLRVHGRLQPHHAKALSAAVWVLAGALAAPTLVFSELRGNGGNTECLGSASPERLPHFYPYSLLLAALGCGLPFLLTASCYAAIVRAVFRNPNIGRLEKRKVGLLVGAGVALYALSYLPYHVFRNVNLGRRLPRRGPEDCSVSQAIHAAAQVCKILVNFNICVHPLLYAALADSMRSCCGAGPANAERPEHVELRQGA